A section of the Streptomyces xinghaiensis S187 genome encodes:
- a CDS encoding HAD family hydrolase, with protein MAEARTGTGRPDPAALGALLASVKCVLFDFDGPVCDLFARHPAPDVADTMRARLRRLRPAARPVPVTATAAGASGSHGGPGSPGTAHETPGSGLAGLPGVPDMPATRDPHALLHALALGTGEPGGPYAPDGPDSPAARSGIVAELERLLAAEEIRAAASAEPTPYADELVQRLHATGHALAVTTNNTAGAAEAYLERRGLAELFRPHVHGRVTEPWLLKPDPDCLHRALRSTGHDAAMALMIGDSSADLLAARAAGVRFLGYARDEARRRRLRGAGAESVVTSLGDVLAALPERRQPAG; from the coding sequence GTGGCTGAGGCGCGGACCGGCACCGGCCGTCCGGACCCGGCCGCCCTCGGCGCGCTCCTCGCCTCCGTCAAATGTGTGCTGTTCGACTTCGACGGCCCGGTCTGTGATCTCTTCGCCCGCCACCCCGCCCCGGACGTGGCGGACACGATGCGGGCCCGGCTGCGGCGGCTGCGCCCGGCCGCCCGGCCGGTACCCGTGACCGCGACCGCTGCCGGCGCCTCCGGCAGTCACGGCGGCCCCGGCAGTCCCGGCACGGCTCACGAAACCCCCGGGTCCGGCCTTGCCGGCCTGCCCGGTGTGCCGGATATGCCCGCCACCCGCGACCCGCACGCCCTGCTCCACGCCCTGGCCCTCGGCACCGGTGAGCCCGGCGGCCCGTACGCCCCGGACGGCCCGGACAGTCCCGCCGCCCGCTCCGGCATCGTCGCCGAGCTGGAGCGGCTGCTCGCCGCCGAGGAGATCCGCGCGGCCGCCTCGGCGGAGCCGACGCCGTACGCCGACGAGCTCGTCCAGCGGCTGCACGCCACCGGCCACGCCCTCGCCGTCACCACCAACAACACGGCCGGGGCCGCCGAGGCGTACCTGGAACGGCGCGGGCTGGCCGAGCTGTTCCGGCCGCACGTCCACGGCCGCGTCACCGAACCGTGGCTCCTGAAGCCCGACCCGGACTGCCTGCACCGGGCCCTGCGGTCCACCGGGCACGACGCCGCGATGGCGCTGATGATCGGCGACAGCAGCGCCGATCTGCTCGCCGCCCGCGCGGCGGGCGTCCGCTTCCTCGGCTACGCCCGCGACGAGGCCCGGCGGCGCCGGCTGCGGGGCGCGGGCGCGGAGTCGGTCGTCACCTCGCTCGGGGACGTGCTCGCGGCGCTCCCGGAGCGGCGGCAGCCGGCCGGCTGA